The following coding sequences are from one Pelagovum sp. HNIBRBA483 window:
- a CDS encoding glycerate kinase, with the protein MDIDQARTEARRLFMAGVAAADPYQAVITELERRAVQPSLIIAIGKAARRMAEAALSVHPGVQTIVVTNYENAEALDGATILPAGHPVPDAKGEYAAHTVIEALEHVSDEQEVLVLVSGGGSALLPAPVAGVTLAEKAEVNRLLLASGADIGQMNLIRQQISRLKGGGLVRLASPAKVTALILSDVIGDDLSVIASGPTVPPISNPLGARKLLESFDLWERVPESVRRYLETAPDPDPVPVAVNQLIGSNGKSVEAMLEAAGGNAVRISTPIEGDVEDAARYVCDQAERGITLWGGETTVKLRGNGKGGRNQEMALWIALEAQRRGWSGNWVCLQAGTDGRDGPTDAAGALVDGGTLTRIQMSGQDIHSLLRCNDSYEALWHAGDLLITGPTGTNVADLGVLFRFDP; encoded by the coding sequence ATGGATATTGATCAGGCGCGCACGGAGGCGCGCAGACTCTTTATGGCCGGCGTCGCTGCCGCTGACCCATATCAAGCGGTTATCACCGAGCTGGAAAGGCGAGCGGTTCAACCGAGCTTGATTATCGCAATTGGAAAGGCAGCACGCCGCATGGCGGAGGCGGCGCTTTCGGTGCATCCAGGTGTGCAAACCATTGTTGTGACCAATTACGAAAACGCTGAGGCACTTGACGGTGCGACGATTCTGCCTGCTGGTCATCCTGTGCCTGATGCGAAAGGCGAATATGCTGCGCACACGGTAATTGAAGCACTTGAGCATGTCAGTGACGAACAGGAGGTTCTCGTCTTGGTGTCGGGCGGCGGATCGGCACTTTTACCCGCGCCGGTGGCGGGGGTGACGCTTGCTGAAAAGGCTGAGGTGAACCGCCTTCTTCTCGCTTCTGGCGCTGATATCGGACAGATGAATCTGATCCGGCAACAAATATCACGTTTGAAAGGTGGCGGATTGGTGCGCCTTGCATCGCCAGCCAAGGTGACCGCCTTGATTCTGTCCGATGTTATCGGGGATGATCTCTCGGTCATCGCGAGCGGCCCTACCGTGCCGCCTATTTCGAACCCGTTGGGGGCCAGAAAACTTCTCGAAAGTTTCGATCTTTGGGAAAGGGTCCCTGAATCTGTGCGGCGCTACCTGGAAACCGCACCAGATCCGGATCCTGTTCCTGTCGCTGTAAACCAGTTGATCGGGTCGAATGGCAAGAGCGTCGAGGCCATGCTTGAGGCCGCAGGGGGGAATGCTGTTCGTATCTCTACGCCAATTGAAGGCGATGTCGAAGATGCGGCGCGCTATGTTTGCGATCAAGCTGAGCGGGGCATTACGCTTTGGGGCGGTGAAACCACAGTCAAACTTCGAGGAAACGGGAAAGGCGGCCGCAATCAGGAGATGGCTTTATGGATCGCCTTGGAAGCACAGCGGCGCGGCTGGAGCGGGAATTGGGTTTGCCTACAAGCTGGAACCGACGGGCGGGATGGCCCTACTGATGCAGCCGGAGCGCTGGTGGATGGTGGGACGCTCACACGGATCCAGATGTCCGGACAGGATATTCACAGCCTTCTTCGGTGCAACGACAGCTATGAGGCACTGTGGCATGCGGGTGATTTGCTGATTACCGGACCTACGGGAACGAATGTGGCCGACCTTGGGGTGCTTTTCCGGTTTGATCCCTAA
- the argS gene encoding arginine--tRNA ligase, whose translation MNLFAEIRRLVIESLESLVADGALPSGLDFSAIAVEPPRDPLHGDMATNAAMVLAKPAGKKPRDIAEDLAAKLRANDRVDTADVAGPGFLNLRLNDQVWQALVKDVLTNKDYGRSMLGSGQKVNVEYVSANPTGPLHVGHTRGAVFGDALASLLDFAGYDVTREYYINDGGAQVDVLARSVYLRYLEAHGQDVAFEDGTYPGDYLVPVGEALKEKVGDAFVGQPESVWLVEVREFATEAMMDLIRDDLNSLGVKMDTFFSEKSLYGTGRIESALTALEEKGLIYKGVLEPPKGKVPEDWEPREQTLFKSTEHGDDVDRAVMKSDGSWTYFAPDIAYHYDKVTRGFDQLIDVFGADHGGYVKRMKAAVSALSDARVPLDIKLCQLVKLWKNGEPFKMSKRAGNFVTLRDVVDQVGPDVTRFHMLTRKNDAPLDFDFDKVLEQSKDNPVFYVQYAHARVCSVLRKAREEGIPVSDTDLSAADLSKLAHDAELAVAKKLAEWPRLVEIAAKGHEPHRIAFYLYELASEFHGLWNRGNDDASLRFLQVDDIASSQSKIALIRSVAVVISGGLAILGVKPVTEMR comes from the coding sequence ATGAACCTATTCGCAGAAATCAGACGGTTGGTAATTGAAAGCCTCGAAAGTCTTGTCGCTGATGGTGCCTTGCCATCAGGGCTCGACTTTTCGGCAATTGCGGTGGAGCCGCCGCGCGACCCGCTGCATGGCGACATGGCGACCAATGCTGCGATGGTTCTTGCAAAGCCAGCTGGCAAGAAGCCGCGCGATATCGCAGAGGATCTGGCTGCGAAATTGCGGGCTAATGATCGTGTGGACACAGCTGACGTTGCCGGCCCGGGATTTTTGAATCTGCGGCTGAATGATCAGGTTTGGCAGGCGTTGGTCAAAGATGTTTTGACGAACAAGGATTATGGTCGGTCGATGCTGGGAAGTGGCCAGAAGGTTAACGTCGAATATGTGAGCGCAAACCCAACAGGGCCACTCCATGTCGGCCATACAAGGGGTGCAGTATTCGGGGATGCTTTGGCGAGCCTTCTCGATTTTGCTGGCTATGACGTGACGCGCGAATATTACATCAACGATGGTGGCGCGCAGGTCGATGTCTTGGCGCGCTCTGTATATCTGAGATACCTCGAGGCGCATGGGCAGGATGTTGCGTTTGAAGACGGAACCTATCCCGGAGACTACCTCGTGCCCGTTGGGGAAGCCCTGAAAGAAAAAGTTGGGGACGCTTTTGTCGGGCAACCTGAGAGTGTCTGGCTCGTTGAGGTAAGGGAATTCGCGACCGAAGCTATGATGGATCTGATCCGCGACGACCTGAATTCGCTGGGCGTCAAGATGGACACATTCTTCTCGGAGAAATCGCTCTATGGAACCGGGCGTATCGAAAGTGCTCTCACCGCGTTGGAGGAAAAGGGTCTGATTTACAAGGGCGTACTTGAGCCTCCGAAGGGGAAGGTGCCTGAGGATTGGGAGCCGCGCGAGCAGACGCTTTTTAAATCGACCGAGCATGGAGACGACGTTGATCGTGCCGTGATGAAATCGGATGGTAGTTGGACCTATTTCGCTCCAGATATTGCGTATCACTACGATAAAGTCACACGCGGCTTTGACCAACTGATCGATGTGTTTGGTGCGGACCACGGTGGCTATGTGAAACGCATGAAGGCCGCAGTGAGCGCGCTTTCCGATGCCAGGGTTCCTTTGGATATAAAATTGTGCCAGCTCGTGAAGCTTTGGAAGAATGGCGAGCCGTTCAAAATGTCAAAGCGGGCAGGGAATTTCGTCACTTTGCGTGACGTCGTCGATCAAGTTGGCCCTGATGTAACGCGGTTCCATATGCTTACCCGTAAGAATGACGCACCGCTGGATTTCGATTTCGACAAAGTGCTCGAGCAGTCCAAGGATAATCCGGTCTTCTATGTGCAGTATGCCCACGCGCGGGTTTGTTCGGTTCTCCGAAAGGCGAGGGAAGAGGGTATTCCTGTATCCGATACCGATCTCAGTGCGGCGGACCTCTCAAAGCTGGCACATGATGCTGAATTGGCCGTGGCCAAGAAGTTGGCCGAGTGGCCGAGGCTTGTGGAGATTGCGGCAAAAGGCCATGAGCCGCACCGGATTGCATTCTACCTTTATGAATTGGCCTCCGAGTTCCATGGCTTGTGGAATAGAGGCAATGATGACGCTTCGCTGCGTTTCTTGCAGGTTGATGATATTGCATCGTCCCAGTCAAAAATTGCGCTGATTCGTTCCGTAGCCGTTGTTATTTCGGGCGGTCTTGCTATTCTGGGAGTCAAGCCGGTTACAGAGATGCGGTAA
- a CDS encoding HesB/IscA family protein, translating to MLNLPPKVTERAFARLAEIGASADGKALRIAVEGGGCSGFQYDIVLDAPTDDDIVLESGNGEKVVVDSVSLPFLASATIDFSDELIGARFVIDNPNATSSCGCGTSFSM from the coding sequence ATGCTAAATCTGCCACCAAAAGTTACTGAGCGCGCATTTGCCAGACTTGCTGAAATAGGAGCCTCCGCCGATGGAAAGGCTCTCCGCATTGCGGTTGAAGGCGGCGGTTGCTCGGGCTTTCAATACGATATCGTGCTGGACGCACCGACAGATGATGACATTGTTCTGGAGAGCGGCAATGGAGAAAAAGTTGTCGTGGACAGCGTTTCCCTACCATTTCTCGCTTCTGCTACCATTGATTTCTCTGACGAGCTGATCGGCGCGAGGTTCGTGATCGACAACCCGAACGCAACATCTTCCTGTGGCTGCGGGACGAGTTTTTCTATGTAA
- a CDS encoding ScpA family protein: MSVTERLAAESLIVDVGAFEGPLDLLLTLSRTQKVDLRQISILALAEQYLAFVERAKQLRLELAADYLVMAAWLAFLKSRLLLPPDPTEEGPSGEELAAHLAFQLERLQAMREAAAKLLARDQLGRDFFSRGITEDVARVKRVTYTATLLDLMQGYARIRTKDEFRPYVMDRDAIMTMEQALDRMRKLIGFAGDWTDISTYLPDGWGAEPRRRRSATAANFAASLELAKEGKIEIRQGEIFAPIQIRRKKDRDV, translated from the coding sequence ATGAGTGTCACCGAGCGCCTCGCTGCGGAGTCACTCATTGTTGATGTGGGGGCGTTTGAAGGCCCGCTTGATCTTCTTTTGACACTCAGCCGCACGCAAAAGGTCGATCTCCGTCAAATTTCGATATTGGCCTTGGCGGAACAATATCTTGCTTTCGTGGAACGTGCCAAGCAATTGCGACTGGAACTGGCCGCAGATTATCTGGTTATGGCTGCTTGGTTGGCATTCCTCAAATCACGCCTTCTGCTTCCTCCCGATCCGACCGAAGAGGGGCCGAGCGGTGAAGAACTTGCGGCGCATCTGGCGTTTCAATTGGAACGGTTACAGGCCATGCGTGAAGCCGCAGCGAAACTCCTCGCGCGAGATCAGCTTGGGCGGGACTTTTTCTCAAGGGGAATTACCGAGGACGTTGCCCGCGTAAAGCGCGTGACTTACACCGCCACGTTGCTGGATCTGATGCAAGGGTATGCGCGTATCCGCACGAAGGATGAATTCCGGCCATATGTCATGGATCGTGATGCGATAATGACGATGGAACAGGCGCTGGACAGGATGCGAAAGCTGATTGGCTTTGCGGGAGATTGGACCGATATTTCGACCTATCTTCCGGATGGATGGGGCGCCGAGCCAAGGCGGCGGAGATCGGCCACCGCAGCGAATTTCGCCGCGTCTTTGGAACTGGCCAAAGAAGGGAAGATCGAAATTCGACAGGGAGAAATCTTTGCGCCAATTCAAATCCGAAGAAAGAAAGATCGAGATGTCTGA
- a CDS encoding SPOR domain-containing protein, producing MASVNYEADFVAPSAIRTTSLMNLSAAAASFALIVGLGFWGYELVVRDVSGIPVVKAAEGPLRIMPTNPGGDVSENTGLAVNHISAQGEAAPAPDALLLAPQGEIIEPGDLVAPELALVPDEPIEAVLFSSESETFEGDLTDIQSVSLTESDQDAAVLNANVDDAQILALVEKITLDSSAEAGSAVSMDQATPSDILPASVPGLNRTIRPRARPETLLASLEVSGDLVSSPVAISDVPQSLVHQGALPVGTNLIQLGAFSTTEIAAHEWQRLSQLFPAYLDGKTRVILEATSGGVSFYRLRAMGFSGADEARRLCSTFLTQNVECTPVSVR from the coding sequence ATGGCAAGCGTTAACTACGAGGCGGATTTTGTCGCCCCCAGTGCGATTCGTACGACATCTTTGATGAACCTTTCTGCGGCAGCGGCGTCCTTTGCGCTGATCGTCGGCCTTGGGTTTTGGGGCTATGAGTTGGTGGTACGGGATGTTTCGGGAATTCCGGTAGTCAAAGCTGCGGAAGGTCCGCTGCGGATCATGCCGACAAATCCCGGTGGCGACGTTTCGGAAAATACTGGTCTTGCGGTGAACCATATCTCGGCGCAGGGGGAAGCGGCGCCGGCTCCTGATGCGCTTCTCCTGGCCCCTCAGGGGGAGATCATTGAGCCTGGTGATCTAGTTGCGCCGGAATTGGCTTTGGTGCCTGATGAGCCCATTGAGGCAGTTTTGTTTTCATCAGAGAGCGAAACGTTCGAAGGTGATTTGACGGACATTCAATCGGTGTCATTGACTGAGTCCGACCAGGACGCCGCAGTTTTGAACGCCAATGTTGATGACGCTCAAATCCTTGCGTTGGTAGAGAAAATCACTTTGGACAGTTCAGCGGAGGCGGGTTCAGCCGTTTCGATGGATCAGGCTACACCTTCTGACATACTCCCTGCATCGGTCCCTGGGCTTAACCGGACGATAAGGCCGCGCGCGCGACCCGAAACGCTCTTGGCTTCATTGGAGGTGAGTGGAGATCTAGTTTCTTCTCCAGTTGCGATATCTGACGTTCCTCAATCGCTGGTGCATCAAGGGGCATTGCCGGTTGGTACAAATCTGATTCAGCTTGGGGCATTTAGCACCACCGAAATAGCCGCACATGAATGGCAGCGATTGAGCCAGCTCTTCCCGGCATATCTTGACGGAAAAACGCGTGTAATCCTTGAGGCGACAAGCGGTGGTGTCTCGTTCTACAGGCTGCGTGCTATGGGGTTCTCTGGCGCTGATGAGGCGCGGCGGTTGTGCTCGACCTTCCTAACGCAAAACGTGGAGTGTACACCGGTATCTGTCCGGTAG
- a CDS encoding deoxyguanosinetriphosphate triphosphohydrolase — MLAKYATDPKTSRGRLYAEEESAFRSPFQRDRDRIIHSSAFRRLKHKTQVFVEHEGDYFRTRLTHSIEVAQVARTISAALGLNVELTEAVALAHDLGHPPFGHTGEDALDALMQPYGGFDHNAQAIHIVTSLERHYAEWDGLNLTWETLEGIAKHNGPVAEPYPYALAAYNEKHDLELGTHASAEAQVAALADDIAYNNHDLHDGLRAELFSTGELAELPVLRECFAEVDRKYPGLNIYRRRHEALRRFFGILVEDVIQVAGRNLKELDPQSVADVRGAGRMVVRFTPALWGDLKVIRNFLFHRMYRAPGVVEMRRHVTAAVKELFPLFMAHPENLPKQWRKDVSEVRSEEQLARLVADYISGMTDRFAIQEHARLTGSDIIERTRVTN, encoded by the coding sequence ATGCTGGCCAAGTATGCAACGGATCCGAAAACTTCGCGCGGACGACTTTATGCGGAAGAGGAGAGCGCATTTCGCTCTCCGTTCCAGCGGGATCGTGATCGGATTATCCATTCGAGCGCTTTTCGACGTCTCAAGCATAAAACCCAAGTTTTTGTTGAACATGAAGGCGACTATTTCCGGACGCGGCTCACGCACTCGATTGAGGTTGCGCAAGTCGCGCGAACGATATCGGCGGCACTCGGTTTGAATGTTGAACTCACCGAAGCGGTCGCCCTCGCGCATGATTTGGGGCATCCGCCCTTCGGACATACGGGCGAGGATGCTTTGGATGCGTTGATGCAGCCATATGGGGGCTTTGATCACAACGCGCAGGCGATCCACATCGTCACTTCGCTTGAGCGACACTATGCTGAGTGGGATGGGTTGAACCTGACTTGGGAGACGCTTGAAGGCATTGCCAAACACAATGGACCTGTTGCTGAGCCATATCCCTATGCACTCGCGGCATATAACGAGAAACATGATCTTGAATTGGGCACTCACGCTAGCGCGGAGGCACAGGTCGCCGCATTGGCAGACGATATCGCCTATAATAATCATGACCTTCATGATGGCCTTCGTGCGGAATTGTTTTCCACGGGGGAATTAGCTGAGCTTCCGGTGCTGAGAGAGTGCTTTGCCGAGGTTGACCGTAAATACCCCGGACTGAATATTTATCGTCGGCGCCATGAGGCCCTGCGGAGGTTCTTTGGAATTTTGGTCGAGGACGTCATTCAGGTCGCTGGGCGGAATCTGAAAGAGCTGGATCCTCAGAGTGTTGCTGATGTTCGTGGAGCGGGACGAATGGTTGTACGCTTCACACCTGCGCTTTGGGGCGATCTGAAAGTCATACGAAATTTCCTTTTCCATCGGATGTATCGTGCGCCAGGCGTCGTTGAGATGCGGCGACATGTGACAGCCGCTGTAAAGGAGCTTTTCCCGCTTTTTATGGCGCACCCTGAAAACCTGCCCAAGCAATGGCGAAAGGATGTCTCGGAGGTGCGTTCCGAAGAACAACTGGCGCGTCTCGTTGCCGACTATATCAGCGGCATGACGGACCGCTTTGCGATCCAAGAACATGCGAGACTGACCGGCTCGGATATCATCGAGCGCACGCGGGTCACCAATTGA